Proteins from a genomic interval of Oreochromis aureus strain Israel breed Guangdong linkage group 6, ZZ_aureus, whole genome shotgun sequence:
- the mafgb gene encoding v-maf avian musculoaponeurotic fibrosarcoma oncogene homolog Gb isoform X1 produces MLPQHSRYRFAMSPLLLVHSEEQGSCGMTTTNKGNKALKVKREPGENGTSLTDEELVTMSVRELNQHLRGLSKEEILQLKQRRRTLKNRGYAASCRVKRVTQKEELEKQKAQLQQEVDKLANENASMRVELDALRSKYEALQTFARTVARSPTVGVGVRAGGGGGGVASSVIGPLIPGKVATATSVITIVKSKTDARS; encoded by the exons ATGCTCCCACAACACAGTAGATATAGATTTGCCATGTCTCCACTCCTCTTG GTTCATTCAGAAGAGCAAGGCTCTTGTGGCATGACGACGACTAACAAAGGAAATAAAGCCTTGAAG GTGAAGCGCGAGCCGGGCGAGAATGGCACCAGCCTCACAGACGAGGAGCTGGTGACCATGTCGGTGCGGGAGCTGAACCAGCACCTCCGAGGGCTCTCCAAAGAAGAGATCCTGCAACTGAAACAGCGGCGGCGCACCCTGAAGAATCGTGGCTACGCCGCCAGTTGCCGGGTGAAGCGTGTCACCCAGAAGGAGGAGTTGGAGAAGCAGAAGGCCCAGCTGCAGCAGGAGGTGGACAAACTGGCCAATGAGAATGCTTCGATGCGCGTTGAGCTGGACGCTCTGAGGTCTAAGTACGAGGCGTTACAGACCTTCGCCAGGACTGTGGCACGAAGCCCCACTGTCGGGGTCGGGGTCAGggctggagggggagggggaggggtggCGTCATCGGTCATCGGTCCGCTCATCCCAGGGAAGGTGGCGACGGCGACGAGCGTGATTACAATAGTGAAGTCAAAAACAGACGCACGGTCTTGA
- the mafgb gene encoding v-maf avian musculoaponeurotic fibrosarcoma oncogene homolog Gb isoform X2, producing MTTTNKGNKALKVKREPGENGTSLTDEELVTMSVRELNQHLRGLSKEEILQLKQRRRTLKNRGYAASCRVKRVTQKEELEKQKAQLQQEVDKLANENASMRVELDALRSKYEALQTFARTVARSPTVGVGVRAGGGGGGVASSVIGPLIPGKVATATSVITIVKSKTDARS from the exons ATGACGACGACTAACAAAGGAAATAAAGCCTTGAAG GTGAAGCGCGAGCCGGGCGAGAATGGCACCAGCCTCACAGACGAGGAGCTGGTGACCATGTCGGTGCGGGAGCTGAACCAGCACCTCCGAGGGCTCTCCAAAGAAGAGATCCTGCAACTGAAACAGCGGCGGCGCACCCTGAAGAATCGTGGCTACGCCGCCAGTTGCCGGGTGAAGCGTGTCACCCAGAAGGAGGAGTTGGAGAAGCAGAAGGCCCAGCTGCAGCAGGAGGTGGACAAACTGGCCAATGAGAATGCTTCGATGCGCGTTGAGCTGGACGCTCTGAGGTCTAAGTACGAGGCGTTACAGACCTTCGCCAGGACTGTGGCACGAAGCCCCACTGTCGGGGTCGGGGTCAGggctggagggggagggggaggggtggCGTCATCGGTCATCGGTCCGCTCATCCCAGGGAAGGTGGCGACGGCGACGAGCGTGATTACAATAGTGAAGTCAAAAACAGACGCACGGTCTTGA